The Dreissena polymorpha isolate Duluth1 chromosome 10, UMN_Dpol_1.0, whole genome shotgun sequence genome includes a region encoding these proteins:
- the LOC127848524 gene encoding retinol-binding protein 4-like isoform X1 — translation MDFRVLPTVLKTGLFLLIIQFSQSANAGSSCQLLDIPVQENFDLGSFEGKWFVSLKTGVKDSLLAFFMEIYDGRIHFRQNAAGGYDLQAVGSKFYGGWCPRGKGTAVVKDAREPQRMTMYFDTSIGRKVGMKPAWVLKTDYNSYAVFYSCWKETSAGACHPDNTYAFVMQRGSKPLPSGKLEEVATALKGACVDIEDLSPVTHYGYCQDKDGL, via the exons ATGGACTTTCGGGTTTTACCAACAGTGCTGAAAACCGGACTATTTCTTCTGATAATTCAATTCAGCCAATCTGCAAACGCTGGGTCTTCCTGTCAACTTCTCGATATTCCTGTACAAGAAAACTTCGATTTGGGCAGCTTTGAAG GGAAATGGTTCGTGAGTTTGAAGACGGGCGTTAAGGACTCGTTGTTGGCGTTCTTCATGGAGATCTATGATGGCAGGATCCACTTCCGGCAGAACGCTGCCGGCGGATACGACCTGCAAGCTG TTGGATCCAAGTTCTACGGCGGATGGTGCCCCAGGGGTAAAGGGACTGCTGTTGTTAAAGACGCGCGGGAGCCCCAGCGTATGACGATGTACTTTGACACGAGTATCGGCCGGAAAGTGGGTATGAAACCGGCCTGGGTCCTTAAAACTGACTATAATAG TTACGCCGTGTTCTACTCTTGCTGGAAGGAGACTTCCGCTGGCGCCTGCCACCCCGACAACACTTACGCCTTCGTCATGCAGCGCGGCTCCAAGCCCCTCCCCTCGGGCAAGCTCGAGGAAGTCGCGACGGCTCTCAAAGGGGCGTGCGTGGACATTGAGGATCTCTCGCCCGTCACCCACTACGGCTACTGTCAGGACAAGGATGGGCTGTAG